One genomic window of Nitrospirota bacterium includes the following:
- a CDS encoding TIGR00730 family Rossman fold protein, which translates to MKNNRRPPSGKDIRIPAPAHPQERQEPLPWQKPKSADEDPEALLRIKAILASPSYREADHDVDFLSRDDTRGVRLQLDYLKPELFLKQHGIGQTIVVFGSTRISETSAAQRKVDLLRRSLAGAPSDKVLQSRLEIGERILAKSFYYEIAREFSRLVTSYRQNSGDSRIVVVTGGGPGIMEAANRGAYDLGAKSVGLNINLPHEQYPNPYITPELCFSFHYFALRKLHFLLRARALVAFPGGYGTFDELFETLTLVQTRTIRPLPIILVGEAYWRQAFNADFLVDEGVIDPEDRELFWYAETAQEIWDGILRWYEASGEPLFPAE; encoded by the coding sequence ATGAAAAATAACAGAAGGCCGCCTTCAGGAAAAGATATAAGAATTCCCGCCCCGGCTCACCCGCAGGAGCGTCAGGAGCCGCTGCCATGGCAGAAGCCCAAGTCCGCTGATGAAGACCCTGAGGCGCTGCTGCGCATCAAGGCCATACTGGCAAGCCCGAGCTACAGGGAGGCCGACCATGATGTTGATTTTCTAAGCCGGGATGACACCCGCGGAGTGCGTCTTCAGTTGGATTATCTTAAACCTGAATTATTTCTTAAACAGCATGGCATCGGACAGACCATCGTTGTCTTCGGCAGTACCCGTATTTCAGAGACTTCTGCTGCTCAGCGCAAGGTAGATTTGCTGCGCCGGTCCCTTGCCGGGGCCCCATCCGATAAAGTGCTGCAAAGCAGGCTTGAGATAGGGGAACGTATCCTGGCAAAGAGCTTCTACTACGAAATTGCACGTGAGTTCAGCCGGTTGGTAACGAGCTACAGGCAAAATTCAGGGGACAGCCGCATAGTTGTCGTGACAGGAGGCGGCCCGGGTATAATGGAAGCTGCAAACCGCGGTGCGTATGACCTGGGGGCCAAATCTGTAGGATTGAATATCAACCTGCCCCATGAGCAGTATCCGAACCCATATATTACGCCCGAACTCTGCTTCAGTTTCCACTACTTCGCCCTGCGTAAGCTCCATTTTCTCCTGCGTGCCAGGGCCCTGGTTGCCTTTCCCGGAGGTTATGGGACATTTGACGAGTTGTTCGAAACCCTGACGCTGGTGCAGACACGCACCATAAGACCGCTTCCCATCATCCTGGTGGGTGAGGCATACTGGAGGCAGGCATTCAATGCGGACTTTCTTGTTGATGAGGGTGTCATTGACCCGGAGGACCGGGAATTGTTCTGGTACGCTGAAACGGCTCAGGAAATCTGGGACGGGATTCTGCGCTGGTATGAGGCAAGCGGGGAACCTCTGTTCCCGGCAGAGTGA
- a CDS encoding YihA family ribosome biogenesis GTP-binding protein, with translation MIIKSATFVMSSTDYRKCPEAGIPEFAFIGRSNVGKSSLINYLTGQKGLARASDKPGKTQLINHFIINETEAPWYLVDLPGYGYASVSKSKKEEWNIFLTEYILKRENLLCLFVLIDSRLGPQEMDLQFMEWLAGNEIPFVMVFTKTDKLTSGQLMKNISSYNRVMLETWEELPKQFQTSSTANKGKRELLQFIEETNKLMECG, from the coding sequence ATGATAATCAAGAGCGCCACTTTTGTAATGAGCAGCACCGATTATAGAAAATGTCCGGAAGCGGGTATTCCTGAGTTTGCCTTCATCGGGAGATCGAACGTAGGCAAGTCATCGCTGATAAATTACCTTACCGGACAAAAGGGACTTGCGAGGGCTTCGGATAAGCCTGGCAAGACCCAGTTGATAAATCATTTTATTATCAATGAAACAGAAGCCCCCTGGTATCTCGTTGATTTGCCGGGCTATGGTTATGCAAGTGTGTCAAAAAGTAAAAAGGAAGAATGGAATATATTCTTAACGGAGTATATATTAAAAAGAGAGAATCTGCTCTGTCTCTTCGTACTGATAGATTCGAGGCTTGGACCGCAGGAAATGGATCTGCAGTTTATGGAGTGGCTTGCAGGCAATGAAATTCCTTTTGTCATGGTATTTACGAAAACAGATAAACTCACGTCAGGGCAGTTAATGAAAAACATCAGCAGTTATAACAGGGTCATGCTGGAAACATGGGAAGAACTCCCGAAGCAGTTTCAGACATCCTCCACCGCAAACAAGGGCAAACGGGAACTGCTTCAGTTTATTGAGGAAACGAATAAACTGATGGAGTGCGGATAA
- a CDS encoding N-acetylmuramoyl-L-alanine amidase: MQAIRHILFYASLVICMLYVAAAPAVSALDKTPQATINGIRYWKDPNYTRIVVDLSNPSAFSKKYLHNPDRLFIDLHNTSLGRGLNPIQISDGVVTQVRAGQHDKETVRVVIDFSSRAEYKILPLTSPDRLVIDVFRENIPPAAEPAPQTDNGSDKNTIMKSQTIVIDPGHGGKDPGAIGKQGLREKDVVLDVGLRLRKLVKERLGINVIMTRDTDVFIPLEERTAIANTRGADLFVSVHANSSRRQGANGVETYLLGRATDRDAMATAERENSASESSLNTLQLILADLVNTARKEESLRLAHYVQENMIGHMENRYKINDLGVKQAPFYVLVNARMPGILAEISFISNPEEERLLSDAGHRQEIAEAILKGIRKYIESTPLLAQPKQAAYEPLP; encoded by the coding sequence ATGCAAGCAATCAGGCACATCTTATTTTATGCATCACTGGTAATCTGCATGTTGTATGTAGCAGCTGCTCCGGCTGTTTCTGCACTGGACAAGACTCCGCAGGCCACCATAAACGGCATACGCTACTGGAAGGATCCTAATTACACAAGGATAGTCGTTGATTTAAGCAATCCCTCTGCTTTCAGCAAGAAGTATTTGCATAACCCTGACAGGCTCTTTATTGACCTCCATAATACAAGCCTGGGCAGGGGACTAAATCCAATCCAGATCAGCGACGGGGTTGTCACTCAGGTGCGGGCCGGTCAGCATGATAAAGAAACCGTGCGTGTCGTTATTGATTTCAGCTCCAGGGCTGAATACAAGATACTGCCTCTGACGTCCCCTGACAGGCTGGTAATAGATGTGTTCCGTGAAAACATTCCTCCTGCTGCTGAACCGGCCCCGCAGACTGATAATGGCAGTGATAAAAATACCATCATGAAAAGTCAGACTATCGTGATAGACCCGGGACACGGCGGTAAAGACCCCGGAGCCATAGGAAAACAAGGCCTCAGGGAGAAGGACGTTGTGCTTGATGTAGGACTTCGGCTGCGCAAACTCGTCAAAGAGAGGCTCGGCATAAATGTGATAATGACAAGAGACACAGACGTCTTTATCCCTCTTGAGGAAAGGACTGCAATTGCCAATACACGGGGGGCGGATCTATTTGTATCAGTACACGCAAATTCAAGCAGGCGGCAGGGGGCAAACGGCGTTGAGACATATCTCCTCGGGAGGGCAACAGACAGAGATGCCATGGCAACAGCAGAGCGTGAGAACAGTGCATCAGAGAGCTCATTGAATACGCTGCAGCTGATACTTGCAGACCTTGTAAATACAGCCAGGAAGGAAGAGTCATTAAGGCTGGCCCATTATGTCCAGGAAAATATGATAGGGCATATGGAGAACCGTTACAAAATAAATGACCTCGGTGTAAAACAGGCTCCTTTTTATGTCCTTGTGAATGCGAGGATGCCAGGCATCCTCGCTGAAATATCCTTCATCAGCAACCCTGAAGAAGAACGGTTGCTGTCTGACGCCGGACACAGGCAGGAGATTGCTGAGGCGATCTTAAAGGGGATCAGAAAATACATCGAGTCTACACCTCTCCTCGCTCAGCCGAAACAGGCAGCCTATGAACCTCTCCCGTAA
- the truA gene encoding tRNA pseudouridine(38-40) synthase TruA, whose translation MTHNVKLIIEYDGTDYHGWQRQASPHGAEGDLHKTIQGTIEDVLSRIIRQPAKIVAAGRTDAGVHAAGQVIHFKSVLQINESSWVKAINSLLPEDIVVKKAEYVHDGFNARFDAKSKVYKYFILNSHLPSSFQRNYMWHIKYPLDVSLMEKASQYLIGNHDFSSFRASDCSSRSPVKTLGRLEVDVATFTTECGFIRPSVPVLQAGAVSSGSAAPGKEKDRIISFTFEARSYLQHMVRNIVGTLAEVGRGKTPPSDIDKILEKRDRRYAGPIAPPHGLYLDEVRY comes from the coding sequence ATGACACATAATGTCAAACTGATTATAGAATATGACGGCACAGATTATCACGGCTGGCAGAGGCAGGCTTCTCCGCATGGCGCAGAAGGTGATTTACACAAGACTATACAGGGAACTATTGAAGATGTCCTTTCACGCATCATCAGGCAGCCTGCAAAAATAGTAGCTGCCGGCAGGACTGACGCCGGAGTTCATGCTGCAGGACAAGTTATACATTTCAAGTCAGTACTGCAGATCAATGAATCATCATGGGTTAAGGCAATAAACTCTCTGCTCCCCGAAGATATAGTTGTTAAGAAGGCAGAGTATGTCCATGATGGATTTAATGCCAGGTTTGATGCAAAGAGCAAGGTCTACAAATATTTCATATTAAATTCCCATCTCCCCTCGTCATTTCAGAGAAATTATATGTGGCACATTAAATACCCCCTCGATGTTTCATTGATGGAAAAGGCATCCCAATATCTGATTGGCAACCACGACTTCTCGTCTTTCCGGGCGTCTGATTGCAGTTCCAGGTCTCCGGTCAAAACACTCGGCAGGCTTGAGGTTGATGTGGCAACATTTACTACTGAATGCGGCTTCATCAGGCCATCTGTGCCGGTATTACAGGCCGGCGCTGTATCATCCGGTTCAGCTGCGCCGGGCAAAGAAAAAGACAGGATTATTTCTTTCACGTTTGAAGCAAGGTCATACCTGCAGCACATGGTAAGGAATATTGTAGGGACATTGGCAGAGGTCGGAAGAGGGAAAACACCTCCATCTGATATTGATAAAATTCTGGAGAAGAGAGACCGGCGCTATGCAGGTCCTATTGCGCCTCCGCATGGGCTGTACCTGGATGAGGTAAGGTATTGA
- the mraZ gene encoding division/cell wall cluster transcriptional repressor MraZ, which translates to MFRGRYHHTIDAKGRLSIPSKFRDKVLHSYAGQLILIKDLVDRCIAAYTPDGWEDLTMKIQKASSLAEEVKAFRRLMFSEAEDCVIDKQGRILIPPRLREYASLEKEVLVAGVENNKIEFWNPQMWEDAMAAYDPRDIARKMAEMGI; encoded by the coding sequence ATGTTTCGTGGAAGATACCATCACACAATTGACGCAAAGGGACGCCTGAGCATTCCATCCAAGTTCAGGGATAAGGTTCTCCATAGTTATGCAGGCCAGTTGATCCTTATTAAAGACCTCGTTGACAGGTGTATTGCCGCATACACACCTGACGGATGGGAGGATCTTACCATGAAAATCCAGAAGGCCTCATCGCTCGCAGAAGAGGTTAAGGCCTTCCGCCGCCTTATGTTCTCTGAAGCAGAAGACTGCGTTATTGACAAGCAGGGCAGAATCCTGATACCTCCAAGGCTCAGAGAGTATGCCTCTCTGGAAAAAGAAGTGCTCGTGGCAGGTGTTGAAAATAATAAGATTGAATTCTGGAACCCGCAGATGTGGGAAGATGCAATGGCCGCCTATGATCCAAGGGATATAGCAAGGAAGATGGCGGAAATGGGCATATAA
- the rsmH gene encoding 16S rRNA (cytosine(1402)-N(4))-methyltransferase RsmH: MKQHIPVLLEEVLKQLRCERPGLYVDCTVGAGGHASAILSSSPNNRVIGIDWDSTAIETARENLREFGDRVTFIREDYSSIGSVLDEMEIRETDGILFDLGLSSMQVDSPERGFSFRYDSPLDMRMDRRKQTTAAELANNLDAGELAHILKVFGEERWAGRIASAIVRERGRGAITTTGRLAEVVSSAVPHSFRPARIHPATKTFQALRIAVNRELDHIDEAIKDAVRHLKKGCRICVISFHSLEDRIVKQTLRAMEKGCICPPRIPYCICGLKKEITVLTRKPIRPSSAEIISNPRSGSARLRAAERI, encoded by the coding sequence GTGAAACAACATATCCCTGTATTGCTGGAGGAGGTCTTGAAGCAGTTGCGATGCGAACGCCCCGGTCTCTATGTTGATTGCACTGTCGGAGCAGGCGGACATGCCTCAGCAATTCTTTCGTCATCTCCCAATAACAGGGTAATAGGGATTGACTGGGACAGTACGGCAATAGAAACGGCAAGAGAAAATCTCAGGGAATTTGGAGACAGGGTGACATTCATCCGGGAGGACTACTCCTCCATAGGGTCTGTACTTGATGAAATGGAGATAAGAGAAACAGACGGTATCCTGTTTGATCTCGGACTCTCCTCCATGCAGGTGGATTCTCCGGAGCGCGGGTTCAGTTTCCGCTATGACAGCCCGCTTGACATGCGGATGGACAGGAGGAAACAAACAACAGCAGCAGAACTCGCAAACAATCTCGACGCCGGCGAACTCGCCCATATACTTAAGGTCTTCGGTGAAGAAAGATGGGCCGGAAGGATTGCTTCGGCTATTGTAAGGGAGAGAGGCAGGGGCGCAATTACAACAACCGGCCGGTTAGCGGAAGTTGTCAGCTCAGCTGTGCCTCATTCGTTCAGGCCGGCCCGCATCCACCCTGCCACTAAAACGTTTCAGGCACTCAGAATCGCCGTTAACAGAGAATTGGATCATATAGATGAGGCAATAAAGGACGCAGTCAGGCATCTCAAAAAGGGGTGCCGCATCTGTGTTATTTCGTTTCATTCCCTGGAGGACAGGATCGTCAAGCAGACGCTGCGAGCTATGGAGAAGGGGTGCATATGTCCGCCCCGTATTCCATATTGCATATGCGGACTCAAAAAAGAGATAACTGTACTGACCAGGAAACCCATCAGGCCTTCCTCAGCAGAGATTATCAGCAACCCGCGATCAGGAAGTGCCAGGCTTCGCGCAGCAGAGAGAATATAA
- a CDS encoding cell division protein FtsL, translating into MRSGLKILPVVFFVIMLGYVVQRSYVMKLGYEIEGLKKELKNLQQINNGLLIERAALTSTERIEKIATTFIGMKNPDNSQIIVVRNSEETGRRSTYARLNTDDDHGNSPVKLVKYFNQRL; encoded by the coding sequence GTGCGCTCAGGTTTGAAAATCCTGCCGGTCGTCTTTTTTGTAATTATGCTCGGTTATGTGGTACAAAGGAGCTATGTTATGAAACTTGGCTATGAGATAGAAGGTCTCAAAAAAGAATTAAAAAACCTGCAGCAGATTAATAATGGTCTCCTCATAGAGAGGGCCGCTTTGACATCCACTGAACGCATAGAAAAAATAGCAACGACCTTTATAGGGATGAAAAATCCTGACAACAGCCAGATCATTGTAGTCAGGAATTCGGAAGAAACAGGCAGGAGAAGCACTTATGCAAGGTTAAATACGGATGATGACCATGGAAATTCACCTGTTAAACTCGTAAAATACTTTAATCAAAGACTGTAA